The following proteins are co-located in the Primulina tabacum isolate GXHZ01 chromosome 11, ASM2559414v2, whole genome shotgun sequence genome:
- the LOC142518869 gene encoding outer envelope pore protein 37, chloroplastic isoform X1: protein MEEVKSDQQSVTTTNGVVGPNGGASPKGGFFGGFFQKGRPKLRITSEYDSETSIFLNKVSCRLLDNLAKLKLSFHNNGKGEVSDPQVTFTSKFFSLHYDVEENDALLKASFEIAPGLQFRADHSVKDHQGEVAMIADLAGPDYKFQLSSAVPSIGKPKASLIFPLGEVTFEEKVEEEEDQKKALAVSGFVKSHVLNGLCTALYSEDSLNLRYAFKDEQLTFIPSISLPSKVLSCAFKRRFGPSDKLSYLYFFDSNNWSVVYKHTVGKDYKFKAGYDSEPRLGWASLWFGDEDGKAKTAPMKLKVQIMLQVPQDDIHSSALMFSVKKRWDI from the exons ATGGAAGAAGTAAAATCCGACCAACAATCGGTCACCACCACCAACGGCGTCGTCGGTCCAAATGGCGGCGCCTCTCCCAAAGGTGGTTTCTTCGGTGGGTTTTTCCAAAAGGGGCGGCCGAAGCTCCGAATAACGTCGGAGTATGACAGCGAGACCTCTATTTTCCTTAATAAGGTGTCGTGCAGGCTGTTGGATAATTTAGCCAAATTGAAGCTGTCGTTTCACAACAACGGCAAAGGGGAAGTTTCGGATCCTCAAGTTACCTTTACTTCCAAATTCTTTTCGTTGCACTACGATGTCGAAGAAAATGATGCGCTGCTCAAGGCATCGTTCGAAATAGCTCCTGGACTACAGTTCAGAGCTGACCACTCGGTCAAG GATCATCAAGGAGAGGTTGCAATGATTGCAGATCTTGCGGGGCCAGACTACAAATTTCAATTGTCATCTGCTGTACCATCTATAGGAAAG CCAAAGGCGTCGTTGATATTTCCTCTTGGAGAAGTTACTTTTGAGGAGAAAGTTGAGGAAGAAGAAGATCAGAAGAAAGCTTTAGCAGTGAGTGGGTTTGTCAAAAGTCATGTTCTGAATGGATTGTGTACTGCTCTATACAGCGAGGACAGTTTGAATTTAAGATATGCATTCAAG GACGAGCAACTGACATTCATTCCGAGCATTTCTCTGCCCTCAAAGGTGTTATCATGTGCATTTAAGCGGAGATTCGGTCCTTCTGACAAGTTAAG CTACTTGTACTTCTTTGACTCAAACAACTGGAGTGTGGTCTATAAACACACAGTTGGGAAAGATTACAAATTCAAAGCAGGTTATGATTCTGAACCACGGCTTGGTTGGGCATCTCTTTGG TTTGGAGATGAAGATGGAAAAGCCAAGACAGCACCCATGAAGTTGAAAGTGCAGATCATGCTCCAAGTTCCTCAAGATGATATACACTCGTCGGCATTGATGTTCAGTGTGAAAAAGAGATGGGACATATGA
- the LOC142518869 gene encoding outer envelope pore protein 37, chloroplastic isoform X2, with protein sequence MEEVKSDQQSVTTTNGVVGPNGGASPKGGFFGGFFQKGRPKLRITSEYDSETSIFLNKVSCRLLDNLAKLKLSFHNNGKGEVSDPQVTFTSKFFSLHYDVEENDALLKASFEIAPGLQFRADHSVKDHQGEVAMIADLAGPDYKFQLSSAVPSIGKPKASLIFPLGEVTFEEKVEEEEDQKKALAVSGFVKSHVLNGLCTALYSEDSLNLRYAFKDEQLTFIPSISLPSKVLSCAFKRRFGPSDKLSYLYFFDSNNWSVVYKHTVGKDYKFKAGYDSEPRLGWASLWGQAREERDDLVPHKELDYLANCGVRISNMS encoded by the exons ATGGAAGAAGTAAAATCCGACCAACAATCGGTCACCACCACCAACGGCGTCGTCGGTCCAAATGGCGGCGCCTCTCCCAAAGGTGGTTTCTTCGGTGGGTTTTTCCAAAAGGGGCGGCCGAAGCTCCGAATAACGTCGGAGTATGACAGCGAGACCTCTATTTTCCTTAATAAGGTGTCGTGCAGGCTGTTGGATAATTTAGCCAAATTGAAGCTGTCGTTTCACAACAACGGCAAAGGGGAAGTTTCGGATCCTCAAGTTACCTTTACTTCCAAATTCTTTTCGTTGCACTACGATGTCGAAGAAAATGATGCGCTGCTCAAGGCATCGTTCGAAATAGCTCCTGGACTACAGTTCAGAGCTGACCACTCGGTCAAG GATCATCAAGGAGAGGTTGCAATGATTGCAGATCTTGCGGGGCCAGACTACAAATTTCAATTGTCATCTGCTGTACCATCTATAGGAAAG CCAAAGGCGTCGTTGATATTTCCTCTTGGAGAAGTTACTTTTGAGGAGAAAGTTGAGGAAGAAGAAGATCAGAAGAAAGCTTTAGCAGTGAGTGGGTTTGTCAAAAGTCATGTTCTGAATGGATTGTGTACTGCTCTATACAGCGAGGACAGTTTGAATTTAAGATATGCATTCAAG GACGAGCAACTGACATTCATTCCGAGCATTTCTCTGCCCTCAAAGGTGTTATCATGTGCATTTAAGCGGAGATTCGGTCCTTCTGACAAGTTAAG CTACTTGTACTTCTTTGACTCAAACAACTGGAGTGTGGTCTATAAACACACAGTTGGGAAAGATTACAAATTCAAAGCAGGTTATGATTCTGAACCACGGCTTGGTTGGGCATCTCTTTGG GGTCAGGCTAGAGAAGAAAGGGATGACCTAGTCCCTCATAAAGAGCTTGATTATCTTGCCAACTGTGGTGTCCGCATCTCAAATATGAGTTAG
- the LOC142517734 gene encoding ankyrin repeat protein SKIP35-like — protein sequence MAPENVFALGRESETANEIGSQVFDRGDEINMEEPQCSEKVTATEMETAEAGFSSQSNEKEHGVSNSVFSSEKVEEGRHANVVFSRESPLHIKEDSSMNAFSSGAEKLKARLAATDCKKGENERKLSRQDRIELGRVFQGAVSSYNWEIAESLILLADPQTLNDALCISLDSIWFLSTRQELYGINKLIKNIITNGAYDFTRAALRTSFLASCVSACQSRSMSLADTVTVMAQRLHERLQECNGDEVLKAEAGAKVQKFTEWALKCISFHSRCQGNRDKVGSNAAAGIQLQLSAFKTFLEITGNHLTGKDFTEAFDAACFPLTLFSSSFDPGWASGISATAIRGLLGMLVEGGADNVNQCFLEASRFGSTELVRILLQIAQRNSLDVDVDLALGFASHYGKISTMECLVQEGNAMAFLGPLMRAAERGCMPVVEWFVQRDCRDMELCLALTAAISCNQIKAAAYLLPHVPQHVLAALSIEILKAAGERSGGSLDGVAFLLHSNFLRDPAATYSVADSIASSNDEAIAPELRAFLQEHWSEEAFLDGRRQGEVHFSNFVRISKWGESPICLRDLPGPLRVAIAYLPLYRECITTRGCLLSQRHRGQLVEAARRLGGVVLDKPGDGRELLAVLEHRLPPFCSMPPVTWLSKTGSHEFLKINPSLSLDFSFSHVTDNN from the exons ATGGCGCCAGAGAACGTTTTTGCTTTAGGAAGAGAAAGTGAGACTGCAAATGAAATAGGAAGTCAAGTCTTTGATAGAGGGGATGAGATTAATATGGAAGAACCTCAGTGTTCTGAGAAAGTAACAGCGACGGAAATGGAAACTGCTGAGGCTGGATTCTCAAGCCAGAGCAACGAGAAGGAACATGGGGTGAGTAATTCAGTATTTAGTTCAGAGAAGGTGGAGGAAGGAAGGCACGCCAATGTGGTTTTCTCAAGAGAATCTCCTCTTCATATTAAAGAAGATTCGAGTATGAATGCTTTTAGTTCAGGTGCGGAGAAACTTAAAGCCAGATTAGCCGCTACTGATTGTAAGAAAGGGGAAAACGAGAGGAAGCTCAGTCGACAGGATAGAATTGAGTTAGGTCGTGTGTTTCAAGGGGCTGTGAGTTCTTATAATTGGGAGATCGCGGAGAGTCTGATCTTGTTGGCGGATCCTCAGACTCTGAACGATGCGTTGTGCATTTCTTTGGACTCGATCTGGTTCTTGAGCACACGCCAAGAATTGTATGGTATCAATAAACTAATCAAGAATATAATTACCAATGGGGCTTATGATTTTACTCGAGCTGCACTTAGGACGTCATttcttgcttcttgtgtttctGCTTGCCAGAGCCGATCAATGAGCTTGGCAGACACGGTCACTGTGATGGCACAAAG GTTGCACGAAAGGCTGCAGGAATGTAATGGCGATGAAGTTTTGAAGGCAGAAGCTGGTGCCAAGGTTCAAAAGTTTACCGAATGGGCTCTTAAATGTATAAGTTTCCATTCTCGTTGCCAAGGAAATAGGGACAAGGTTGGTAGTAATGCCGCTGCCGGTATCCAGCTACAATTATCTGCTTTTAAAACCTTTCTCGAAATAACTGGCAACCATCTTACTGGGAAGGATTTTACCGAAGCATTTGACGCAGCTTGCTTTCCACTTACACTTTTCTCTAGCTCCTTTGATCCTGGTTGGGCCTCGGGTATATCAGCTACTGCAATCCGAGGATTATTAGGCATGCTGGTTGAGGGGGGTGCAGACAACGTTAACCAATGTTTTCTTGAGGCCTCACGTTTTGGGAGCACAGAGCTTGTTCGTATTTTGTTGCAG ATTGCGCAAAGAAACAGCTTGGATGTGGATGTTGACCTGGCACTAGGTTTCGCTTCACATTATGGTAAAATTAGCACAATGGAGTGCCTAGTGCAGGAGGGTAATGCTATGGCTTTCTTGGGTCCACTGATGAGAGCTGCTGAGAGGGGTTGCATGCCAGTTGTCGAGTGGTTTGTTCAAAGGGACTGTCGTGATATGGAACTTTGTCTCGCCCTTACAGCTGCTATATCTTGTAATCAAATCAAGGCTGCTGCATATCTTCTTCCTCATGTCCCGCAGCACGTTCTTGCTGCCCTCAGCATTGAAATTCTCAAGGCTGCTGGCGAACGAAGTGGTGGCTCTCTTGACGGGGTTGCATTCCTCCtgcattcaaattttttaagagaTCCTGCAGCTACTTATTCTGTTGCTGACAGCATTGCCAGCTCCAATGATGAGGCTATTGCTCCTGAGCTGAGggcttttcttcaagaacattGGTCCGAGGAAGCTTTCTTGGATGGACGGAGGCAAGGAGAAGTGCATTTCTCCAACTTCGTACGTATTTCGAAATGGGGTGAATCTCCAATATGTTTGAGGGATCTGCCAGGGCCCCTGAGGGTGGCGATAGCTTACCTGCCGCTTTATAGGGAGTGCATCACGACAAGAGGGTGCTTGCTATCACAAAGGCATCGGGGGCAGCTTGTAGAAGCTGCAAGAAGACTTGGAGGCGTGGTTCTAGACAAACCTGGCGATGGGAGAGAGTTGCTGGCCGTTTTGGAGCATCGTCTTCCTCCATTTTGCTCCATGCCACCGGTCACGTGGCTTAGTAAGACGGGTTCCCATGAGTTCTTGAAAATCAATCCGTCTCTTTCACTCGACTTCTCTTTCTCTCATGTTACAGATAATAATTGA
- the LOC142519230 gene encoding uncharacterized protein LOC142519230 — protein sequence MSCQKKMEKRNSERSPLQDLNGLIPMNKSNSDKSLNLSYSRNRRPRFFSRLASNAPNHSAVASKAALPRKPFLQKSKKNQPPRLTEWQSGTRCPKPVSKSGQRSTPSAFEVNSVHNLKKSEEFKTKMNNSQETSSEFDDKRNGLIQDSFSRTVDHLEAPTVKTPPVEASVSPDIQFPSDYKMIVSQSTEPPVCYAAGHLLSGVADKRKCRRRGSLRGCEKVNLFHVELDEINDLQDSSIPLLSEGSVRWHEDQGNDSRNMLDKRRVINDNASAALDLPSSPSTLCEDASDSVWDDIISCNVSISTGNVGNDKKTSIITHYPVEFQEFLGPWNNELDESLLAVSPIYSSCGKAIIDDDSEFSMGSLSSRNVIQTPNSGSRSDLCVGGTNVEVDNFFLFQSENDSIPKIPSEKDVGFVSSWISDSTLENLTLSEMRISWKDGIFGSRNLEADEFDCCRCLSDEEIGVDQIYVQQMTKPPPKLVEDIENDLGANSDTKRHFSGIASGENEETTNMGNGGDLSPPIILEYEPCISVRGKEKLPPHRPNTYAESICTSGGGHLVMSSDSDWSYFHDITCLRSNSYK from the exons ATGTCATGTCAGAAGAAAATGGAGAAAAGGAACAGTGAGAGGAGTCCTCTCCAAGATCTCAATGGACTAATTCCGATGAATAAATCCAATTCCGATAAAAGCTTAAATCTCTCTTATTCAAGAAACAGAAGGCCCCGTTTTTTCTCCAGATTAGCGAGCAATGCGCCCAACCATTCAGCTGTTGCATCAAAGGCGGCGTTGCCCAGAAAACCTTTTTTGCAAAAATCCAAGAAGAACCAGCCTCCTCGCCTCACCGAGTGGCAATCTGGTACAAGATGCCCAAAACCAGTCTCCAAAAGTGGCCAAAGATCAACGCCTTCTGCTTTTGAGGTGAATTCCGTGCATAACTTGAAGAAGTCTGAAGAATTTAAGACCAAAATGAATAATTCGCAAGAGACTTCTTCAG AATTTGACGACAAAAGAAATGGGCTGATCCAGGATTCATTTTCACGGACAGTTGATCATCTTGAAGCTCCTACTGTGAAAACACCTCCTGTTGAGGCCTCAGTCTCTCCAGATATCCAATTTCCTTCTGACTACAAGATGATTGTTTCCCAATCAACAGAGCCACCTGTTTGTTACGCCGCTGGGCACCTTCTATCGGGTGTCGCTGATAAGAGAAAATGCAGGCGTAGAGGCAGTCTTAGAGGTTGTGAAAAGGTTAATCTTTTTCACGTTGAATTGGATGAGATCAATGATTTACAGGATTCTTCAATTCCTCTGCTTTCGGAGGGTTCAGTAAGGTGGCATGAAGATCAGGGAAATGATTCGAGAAACATGTTAGACAAACGTAGAGTGATAAATGATAATGCTTCAGCCGCACTTGATTTGCCTTCTTCACCTTCTACGTTATGCGAAGATGCATCAGATTCGGTGTGGGATGATATTATTAGCTGCAATGTTAGTATTAGCACAGGTAATGTGGGGAATGATAAGAAAACCAGTATTATTACACATTATCCTGTTGAATTCCAGGAGTTTTTGGGGCCTTGGAACAATGAATTGGATGAGTCCTTGTTGGCTGTTTCTCCTATTTATTCTTCTTGCGGCAAAGCTATCATAGATGATGATTCTGAATTTTCTATGGGTTCGTTAAGCAGTAGAAATGTCATTCAGACTCCAAACTCGGGTTCACGCTCAGACTTGTGTGTTGGAGGGACAAATGTGGAGGTTGAtaacttttttttatttcagtCTGAAAATGATTCAATACCAAAAATCCCATCCGAGAAAGATGTTGGTTTTGTTTCCTCTTGGATTTCTGACTCTACTTTAGAGAATTTGACTCTGTCGGAGATGAGGATATCATGGAAGGATGGAATATTTGGCAGCAGAAATCTTGAGGCAGATGAATTTGATTGCTGCCGTTGTTTGTCAGATGAAGAGATTGGCGTCGATCAGATCTATGTTCAACAGATGACTAAGCCACCTCCTAAGCTTGTTGAGGACATAGAAAATGACCTCGGAGCTAACAGTGACACGAAGAGACATTTTTCGGGGATTGCGTCTGGTGAAAACGAAGAGACAACAAATATGGGGAATGGCGGTGATCTCTCTCCTCCTATTATTCTTGAATATGAACCCTGCATTTCTGTTAGAGGCAAGGAAAAGTTGCCCCCGCATAGGCCTAATACATATGCGGAGTCCATATGCACCAGTGGGGGTGGTCACCTAGTTATGTCCAGCGATTCAGATTGGTCCTATTTCCATGATATTACTTGTTTAAGATCTAATAGTTACAAATAA
- the LOC142518444 gene encoding LOW QUALITY PROTEIN: 2-alkenal reductase (NADP(+)-dependent)-like (The sequence of the model RefSeq protein was modified relative to this genomic sequence to represent the inferred CDS: deleted 1 base in 1 codon) — protein MGEEAVTNKMIVLKDYVKGFPKESDMSLKTSVIKLRVPDGCDNSILVKNLYLSCDPYMRTRMRKMEGSYVESFVPGSPIMGYGVSKVVDSTNPNFKNGDLIWGMTGWEEYSLIKSTEGLFKIQHTDVPLSYYTGILGMPGTTAYCGFYEVCSPKKGETVFISAASGAVGQLVGQFAKLFGCYVVGSAGTKDKVELLKNKFCFDDAFNYKEEPDLNAALKRYFPDGIDIYFENVGGNMLDAVLLNMKMKGRIAVCGMISQYNLEEPEGVKNLFCLVTKRIRMEGFIVFDYYHLYPKYLDMVLPLMKQGKITYVEDIAEGLESAPNALIGLFSGRNIGKQVVVVARE, from the exons ATGGGGGAGGAGGCTGTGACCAACAAGATGATCGTGTTGAAAGATTACGTAAAGGGTTTCCCGAAGGAGTCTGATATGTCTCTGAAAACCTCGGTTATCAAACTCAGAGTCCCGGATGGCTGCGACAACTCCATTTTGGTGAAGAATCTCTACTTGTCTTGCGACCCTTATATGCGCACACGCATGCGCAAAATGGAGGGAAGCTATGTCGAGTCCTTTGTGCCAGGCTCT CCAATAATGGGATATGGAGTAAGCAAAGTTGTGGATTCTACTAAT CCAAATTTCAAGAATGGTGACCTGATTTGGGGCATGACAGGCTGGGAGGAGTATAGCCTCATCAAATCTACGGAGGGACTTTTTAAGATTCAGCATACAGATGTACCTCTATCTTATTATACCGGAATTCTTG GCATGCCTGGAACTACTGCTTACTGTGGTTTTTATGAGGTCTGCTCTCCCAAAAAGGGAGAGACCGTGTTCATTTCCGCTGCATCTGGAGCTGTTGGTCAACTTGTCGGACAATTTGCAAAGTTGTTTGGGTGCTATGTTGTTGGAAGTGCAGGAACCAAAGATAAG GTGGAACTTTTGAAGAACAAATTTTGTTTTGACGATGCTTTCAATTATAAAGAAGAACCCGATTTGAATGCAGCTTTGAAAAG GTACTTCCCCGATGGAATTGATATATACTTTGAAAATGTCGGTGGAAACATGCTCGACGCAGTGCTCCTTAACATGAAAATGAAGGGTCGAATTGCTGTTTGTGGGATGATTTCACAATACAACCTTGAGGAGCCAGAAGGTGTAAAGAACTTGTTCTGCTTGGTGACAAAACGAATTCGTATGGAAGGATTTATTGTATTCGACTACTATCACCTCTATCCAAAGTATTTGGATATGGTTTTGCCCCTCATGAAACAAGGAAAGATTACGTACGTTGAAGACATAGCCGAAGGCCTAGAGAGCGCACCAAACGCCCTTATAGGGCTCTTCTCTGGTCGCAACATTGGAAAGCAAGTCGTGGTTGTTGCTCGTGAGTAG
- the LOC142519563 gene encoding protein AUXIN-REGULATED GENE INVOLVED IN ORGAN SIZE-like, giving the protein MSGQEAKTENMGLSKGFINLQDPYLNSIIKNQAPNPLRKSSSQYGTRMSRYFTLKPLFLLVCLTASLLILPLILPPLPPPPFMLLLLPICILAVLMVLAFMPSNVREVTYRYV; this is encoded by the coding sequence ATGAGTGGACAAGAGGCGAAAACGGAGAACATGGGATTGTCTAAAGGTTTCATCAATCTTCAAGATCCTTACTTGAACAGCATTATCAAGAATCAAGCTCCGAATCCTTTGAGGAAGAGCAGCAGCCAATATGGCACGAGGATGTCCCGTTATTTCACACTCAAACCTCTGTTTCTGCTGGTTTGCCTAACAGCGTCGTTGCTGATATTGCCGCTCATACTTCCACCACTTCCTCCCCCGCCATTCATGCTGCTTCTGCTGCCCATATGCATTTTAGCCGTACTTATGGTCTTGGCTTTCATGCCATCAAATGTCCGAGAGGTGACTTATAGATATGTCTAG